A genomic stretch from Hemibagrus wyckioides isolate EC202008001 linkage group LG18, SWU_Hwy_1.0, whole genome shotgun sequence includes:
- the hmgcrb gene encoding 3-hydroxy-3-methylglutaryl-CoA reductase b, with protein sequence MLTRLFRLHGLFVASHPLEVIVGTIAVTICLMSMNAIAGGDQICDWKHQCPKAQEKILSSDIIILTLTRCTAIIYIYVQFKNLRQLGSKYMLGIAGLFTVFSSLVFSIVVIHFLGKELTGLNEALPFFLLLIDLSKACTLAKFALSSNSQEEVRENIAQGMAILGPTFTLDAVVECLVIGVGTMSGVRQLELVCCFGCISVLANYFVFMTFFPACVSVVLELSRESREGRPIWQLSQFARVLKEEEDNKPNPVTQRVKIIMSLVLALVHAHTRLLAESPSSNSSGSAVDLHSPNMDTQSPMTSLDMEQVITLSLALLLAVKYVFFEQAETESSLSIKTPQTFLSSRRAGEECCRREVALPRMSHTLNACMSPATICTTDTRDKETQQQAVSCPSAQKRTAQEESEERETPSSKTSVHPRPLSECLSILRDPQQGPRCLSDAEVIALVENKSILGYRLESELETPERGVAIRREMLGSKLPRPSALKNLPYTGYDYSKVMGTNCENVIGYVPVPVGVAGPLLLDGKEFYVPMATTEGCLVASTNRGCRAITLSGGASGRVLADGMTRGPVVQLPSACKAAEVKSWLESSDGFSALKHAFDRTSRFARLDRLQVCLAGRNLYIRFQSETGDAMGMNMLSKGTEEALRRLQEQFPELRVLAVSGNYCTDKKPAAVNWIHGRGKSTVCEATIPAKVVREVLKTSTAALVELNISKNLVGSAMAGSIGGFNAQAANIVAAIYIACGQDPGQTVGSSNCITLMEAVGPDGEDLCISCTMPSIELGTIGGGTNLPPQQACLQMLGVQGASADRPGENSRTLAQVVCATVMAGELSLMAALAAGHLVKSHMTLNRSKVNLSEMCGSMGKTPS encoded by the exons ATGCTGACCCGCCTTTTCAGGTTACACGGCCTCTTTGTGGCCTCACACCCGTTAGAGGTGATCGTGGGAACGATTGCAGTGACCATCTGCCTCATGTCCATGAACGCCATCGCTGGCGGTGACCAGATATGTGACTGGAAGCATCAGTGCCCCAAAGCACAAGAG AAAATTCTGAGCAGCGATATCATCATCTTGACGCTCACCAGGTGTACGgccatcatctacatctacgtGCAGTTCAAAAACCTGAGGCAGCTCGGCTCCAAGTACATGCTCG GCATCGCTGGACTCTTCACCGTGTTCTCCAGCCTCGTCTTCAGCATCGTGGTCATTCATTTCCTCGGCAAAGAGCTCACCGGCCTCAA TGAAGCGCTGCCTTTCTTCCTGTTGCTGATCGATCTGTCTAAAGCCTGCACGCTGGCAAAGTTCGCTCTCAGCTCCAACTCTCAG GAGGAGGTGAGGGAGAACATCGCTCAGGGCATGGCCATCCTGGGGCCGACCTTCACCCTGGATGCCGTGGTGGAGTGCCTGGTCATTGGAGTAGGAACCATGTCTG GCGTGCGGCAGCTGGAGCTGGTGTGCTGTTTCGGCTGCATATCCGTCCTGGCCAACTACTTCGTCTTCATGACCTTCTTCCCTGCCTGCGTCTCTGTGGTGCTGGAG CTTtccagagagagcagagagggaCGGCCCATCTGGCAGCTGAGCCAATTTGCTCGCGTCCTGAAGGAAGAAGAGGACAACAAGCCCAACCCTGTCACACAGCGCGTCAAAATAATCATG tcccTGGTGCTGGCGTTggttcacgcacacacacgcctgcTGGCCGAGTCTCCTTCCAGTAACTCCTCCGGCTCTGCGGTGGATCTGCATAGCCCCAACATGGACACACAGTCGCCCATGACCAG cTTGGACATGGAGCAGGTCATCACTCTGTCTCTGGCTCTGTTGCTGGCTGTGAAGTACGTCTTCTTCGAGCAGGCCGAGACCGAGTCGTCCTTGTCAATCAAAACCCCACAGACCTTCCTGTCCAGTAGGAGAGCAGGTGAGGAGTGCTGTAGGAGGGAGGTAGCTTTACCAAGAATGTCACACACCCTGAACGCCTGCATGAGTCCGGCTACGATTTGCACTACAGACACCAGAG ATAAAGAGACTCAGCAGCAGGCTGTGTCGTGTCCGTCTGCTCAGAAACGTACAGCAcaagaagagtcagaggaacgAGAAACACCAAGCTCTAAAACTTCAGTCCATCCTCGTCCTCTGAGCGAGTGCCTGAGCATCCTCAGAGACCCACAG caaggACCACGTTGCCTGAGTGATGCTGAAGTAATAGCACTGGTTGAGAACAAGAGCATTCTGGGATACCGCCTAGAGTCGGAGCTGGAGACTCCAGAAAGGGGCGTGGCCATAAGGAGGGAGATGTTGGGGTCTAAGTTGCCCCGCCCTTCAGCCCTGAAGAACCTCCCCTACACAGGCTATGATTACTCCAAG GTAATGGGCACAAACTGTGAGAATGTGATTGGCTATGTGCCTGTGCCAGTGGGCGTGGCTGGACCTCTGCTATTAGATGGGAAGGAGTTTTATGTTCCCATGGCGACGACGGAGGGCTGTTTGGTAGCCAGCACCAATCGAGGATGCAGGGCCATCACT CTCTCAGGTGGAGCGAGTGGCCGTGTCCTGGCAGACGGGATGACTCGGGGTCCAGTTGTCCAGCTGCCATCAGCGTGTAAAGCTGCAGAGGTGAAGTCCTGGTTGGAGAGCTCTGACGGCTTCAGTGCACTTAAACACGCCTTCGACAGAACCAGCAG GTTTGCTCGTCTTGACCGGCTGCAGGTGTGTCTGGCGGGCAGGAATCTCTACATCCGCTTCCAGTCTGAGACCGGTGACGCCATGGGCATGAACATGCTGTCTAAG ggtacAGAAGAGGCATTACGCAGACTGCAAGAGCAGTTTCCCGAGCTTCGCGTGTTAGCCGTCAGCGGAAATTACTGCACCGATAAAAAACCCGCAGCCGTCAACTGGATCCATGGCCGAGGGAAATCCACCGTGTGTGAGGCCACGATTCCGGCTAAAGTGGTACGAGAG GTGCTGAAGACGAGCACTGCGGCTCTGGTGGAGCTGAATATCAGTAAGAACCTGGTGGGATCGGCGATGGCCGGCAGTATTGGAGGCTTCAACGCACAGGCCGCTAACATCGTAGCCGCGATTTACATCGCGTGTGGACAG gacccAGGTCAGACAGTAGGCAGCAGTAACTGTATCACTCTAATGGAGGCTGTCGGGCCAGACGGAGAGGATCTGTGTATTTCCTGCACGATGCCATCTATAGAGTTGGGCACCATTGGAGGGGGCACAAACTTACCACCACAGCAAGCCTGTTTACAG atgctGGGTGTACAGGGTGCGAGTGCAGACCGTCCTGGGGAGAACTCGCGCACCTTGGCGCAGGTGGTGTGTGCGACGGTGATGGCGGGAGAACTCTCGCTCATGGCCGCTCTCGCTGCAGGACACCTCGTCAAGAGTCACATGACTCTGAACag ATCAAAAGTCAACCTCTCGGAAATGTGCGGTTCGATGGGGAAGACTCCTTCCTGA